Within Sorghum bicolor cultivar BTx623 chromosome 2, Sorghum_bicolor_NCBIv3, whole genome shotgun sequence, the genomic segment GATGCCGAGGTGACAcctctccaaggacccaaacgaTCGGATCGATAACGTAGAGACCAAGGTGACATTTCTATCAACGCGTGTGCAGACCGAATATACTCTAAGTCGTTGCTAATATTGCTAGATGCCCTTTGGAGACGCATGCATGGTCGTCGATCTTGTACTAGCATCAGCTCGGCACTGGTATAAGCAGATGTtctattttgaaaaattttacgaaTTTTAGAGGACGTAGAAATGTTGAAAATGAACCTAGCGGCCCATTGTTAGTTAAGGAAGAAACCAATTGAACATGGTTTCCAAACCGGGCCAAATTTATAGTCGGTCTTTTTACCAATTGATGCGAGCTGCCCTTTATATTCTAAGTCGTTGCTAATGCTAGCTGCTCTTTATAGTCCCTTGGCATGTGGTGCGACCTAAGACTGTCTCCAACGACATTACCTAAATGCAAAATGCATCTTTCACAGTGCAATAGGTCTCAAAAACATTCTCCAACAAAAGACACAAACAGAGCATGCATTTTAGGGAAGGAACGAACCGCGGCGCATATTTGCGTCGTCTCTATCCAAAGACCCAAAATCTTCGTCGCTCGTAGTGGTGGGCCCGTAGCGCTGCGGCGTGGACGGCTCGACGAGGCGAGCTCGCCGTCGCTGGAGCTTGCCGGAGGGAGGGAAGTTGGCTACCTCGCAGGGAGGGGACGCCGGAGTGAGGTAACAAAGGAAGATGCACAGGGGATGGGGCTCGCTCGAGGGAGGGAAGCCTCATAGCGGAGGAGCTCGCCGTCCGTCCGGCGAGGCAGgcttgatgatgacgatgaggcGCAGAGGGAGGCTGGTGGCGCTGTCAGATCTACCCACGGATAGGGGCGCTCGGCACCGCGGGTCTGTAGACGGAGTCGCCGGTGACCTTGGCGCTTGGTGGCTCGACTGGGAGGGAGAtggggagggagggagacggGCCTGCTCAGGGGTTCGGCGGGGAGGAAGGGAAGAGGCGGCGGTGCTTGCGAGAGGAGAAAACGAAGACGACGGTCTCTTGCGTCGGCGGTTGGAGAAGTGATATTATGGGGTCACAGGCTTTTTTGTTGTGCGCAATGCAAATTGGTAAATGGGTCATATATTTGGGTTGGATCCGTTGGAGATAGCCTAACGACCTGGTTGACCTGAGGCCCATTAGCCCTAGGAATGCTGTGATCGTCGAGCTTGTTGTGGACTAGTGGGAATGTGGGATGGTGGTGGATGCCGCTATCGTCGTTGTgaagaatttttttttcttttttcagtttcaaattttgtttcatttctgtttttttttaatttttttcagtTTTATgaggttttttaaaaaaattattttcattttCAGTTATTTTAAGTTTCATTTTAgtcaattttttatttttaaaatttcaTATTTAAGTCACTCTTTTAGGTCCGAATGTCTCCTAAATCCAACATATTAGTTGCTTCACCTACAATTATAAATTGTTACAAAAGAGTAGCCATTTCACACATAAGTTGCCATGAAAAGATTTGCCCCCAGTTTTAGATTTCattcatttttttagttttttttgttttagtttCCAATCATGTTTTTTTAATACTTTTTAGTTTCACCTCTCAGTTACCTTTTAGGTTCGAATGCATTCCTATGTCTATATATTAGTTGTATAATAACTTACCCTCTAAGTTGACACCATATGCAATGTTTTTTATAACAATCTGCCCTTGAGAGTGCAGCTTGTCTTATTTTGGGTTGCTACTcttgttttttaataaattaggAGAATACCCCGCGCGTTGCCGCGGAAATACAGATTAGTGGATTACATGGCATGATGACGCAGACAAACAAAAATTGTATGGTTAGTGGATTTTAGTTATGTGTGATAATACATTGCTTAGTTGGACAACTACATGTTGAGAGAAATATAGTGACTTACTGATGTGGACACTACAATTGCATAGGCAGTGGATTTTTAATTGTATTTGATAGTGGGTTGCTTAGTTGGACAACTCaacttgtatgttgagaaataagTAGTAGGGTTTAACTTTATAGGAGTACTAGGAGaataccccgcgcgttgctgcagAAATTTCAGATAATTTAAAAAGAAATTAGACTACTTATATTATAGTTATATGAATAAAACTATCTTGAATTTAATTTTGTTGAATGGTTTGACACATCAATATGAACATAGCTAAATATATGTTAGTAGATGAAGAGATGACTATCACAATTATACGTACTATTTGACTATAGTTACAAGTTTTAGTGGATTGTTgatgtggatagcttgcatgttgagagaaatctCTAGTGAAATTTACCTTATAAGAGTATAAGATGTCCCTCCAATTTGTAGTTAGTCATGTTTCCTAGCTTATATAGTGGGCTTTATAATAATTTGACCCTCTAGTTGGCACTATACCTAAAAAGATGAAAGTGGAGACGTCAACGGTCTTCAACGTGCCTCCTCTGACTCCCCATGCCTCCCCACCCAACTCCCTCAGCCAGTCAGCctcttgaaaaaaaaacagaggcTTGTGCTGCGGTCTACTCCCGACAGCTCCTCCACTGCCCCACCCGTCCCCAGCCGACTGGCGGCGAACCATCTCCTCCAATAGGGCGCTGCCCTTGGCTATGATGCTGCTAGGCTAGCGCGCAAGATGACCTTAGGCGGCAATGCCCCCTCCCCTTCCTCCCTGATGGCTGCGATGGCCATGACAACAGTGTGACCGACCCATGGCCATGGTGGCTCTTGGTGGCGGCGCTGCCAACTCATGGGCATGGCGGCCCCTGGGCGGCTGGCACGCTCGATCGACGGGCACAGTGGCCCCTGGCGTTGCATGGCTTCCTCTCCCCAAGTGACTGAATGGCGCCCAGGGTATGCCCATCCCTAGACTTCCCACATCGTCAATAATAGGTAAGAAAATTTAGGTAtggtattttgcaaaaaatccaaaaacccaaaaccttGAGCAGCTCACCAAAattctaaggccctgtttagtttgccccccaaaattttttcgtccatcccatcgaatctttggacacatgcatgaaacattaaatgtacataaaaaataaactaattacacagtttggctgaaaatcgcgagacgaatgttttaagcctagttactccatgattagctttaagtgctacagtaacccacatgtgctaatgatagattaattatgcttaatagatttgtcttgcagtttcctgacgagctatgtaatttatttttttattcgtttctaaaaacccctcccgacatccttccgacacattcgatgtgacatccaaaaaatttttatcaGCAATCTAAACGGGGCCTAAcaccaaaattttttagttttggtgtttacttcccaaaaaatattgcaacattttctgtcatattgaatcttgcggcacatgtatagagcattaaatatagataaaaaagtaactaatttcacagtttatatgtaatttgcgagacaaatcttttgagcctaatcatTTTGGTGGATTTTCGACAAGGTGCATTTAACATTTCATTTCCACTTATACCAGTGATGCAAATCAATACATCATGTGTTTCTTTAACTTCATTATTGGTGCTAATATTGTTTCAAAAACCATTCTTATGGGAGCAACAAATTAGATTAACATACTTTTATCATCCGTAGAAACGCACGGGCATTGGCTAGTATTCTAATAATTTGTACCTAGTTTGCAACTTGTCTTGATGATGTATCATTACCCTCGTTTTTTAAAATGCCCCCGTCGGCAGCAAGTCATATTTCCTGCCTTTTGTAGTTTGTTGTGTAAAATAACTTACTCCCTAATTGGCGGCTTATGAAACATGTTTTTTAATAATTTGGCCCTCTAGATTGTAACTTGTGTTGTTTTGGTTCGTTACTCTCTCTAGGGAGTTAGTACCTTTATGTAAATACTATATAAcaaatttattatatttttatggTAACAGTCGATGTCCATACCATGTAAGACTTATGTTTTTGAAGTAGCCAGTTTATATTACATGGTACCAACTTCTTTTATAAATCTCCAACATATTTTTACACATAAATTGctattaaaataaaattattcAAAATATAAGTAAGTGGAATCTATTTTTGTTCGTCTTGTCACATAGAACATGTCGATGCAAATAAAGTTAAAAACAGATACACCGTTCAAATGTCATAGCTTTTGTGGGAAAAAATGTTAGAATTTTTGAAAAACGTGCGAGTGCTTGAGCATCAGCTGCAATCACTATTGTCCAAACGCTGGATGCGGTCCGGTGGCCGAAGCAAAATAGGGTCGCGCTCTTGATGTTTGTGCAACCCGTCGCGGCTTATCGCAATCCTTCTCCAAAAACAGTGAAGGCAGGAGAAACCATATTTTGGTGGATTCAGCTTCCTTCTAAAAACAACTTTGACTTTTTCATTTTTactttgggtcttgtttagttcaccccaaaaaccaaaatcttttcaagattccctgtcacatcgaatcttgcggcacatacatggagcattaaatatagacgaaaataaaaactaattgcacagtttacctgtaaatcacgagatgaatcttttaagtctagttactccatgatcggataatgtttgtcaaataaaaacgaaggtgctacagttccgaaaaccgaaaagttttcggaactaaacaaggccttggttttGGTTTCAGAAGCTATTTTCGAATGTGCTTGTTTGGTAAGACTTTTGATTAAGCAAGTGAAAAATTCACAACAAAAGCCATGCCAGAAAAGTCCAAATCTTAAATATTTCTTGAGGTAAAATCTACTTCTCTTATTTTCCAATATgaattatattttttaaaattttattgaaatgaATAAAGCATCGCAAACATCTCATTGTCGATAGACATGATGCCTACCTCCACTAATTCCTAAATTAAATTGAAAAATTATAAGTACATATGTCAAGTTGAGAAATTAAACTCCGATAGATAGATTCCACCATTACACCGTAAAGAACCTAAAAGCATCTCCAATATTTTCTAAAAGGAGTAATTGATAAAAGCAATGAATTTTCCAAGTGGCTAAAAAAAGTTATCAGCTTATTTGTTGGGTTCTCACAACCATATCATAAATTTCATTTCTAACAGATAAAAGACAATTTTGCATAAGAAATTCTAAATTATTTTCAAATCATCCGAATTATTTTTatactttttttctctcttgtaCGTCTGTCTTCTCCTCCTCCGTTGTTCTTCTCTACATCCTTTCACCTTTATATTGGTACAAACACTTATATTTCCACCCAATTGTACCATTCTCCCAAAACACGGAAAGATTGGGTTGAGATAAGGGCTCGTTGAAGAATGTTTTTTTAATCTTGCCAAAAGAAGACTAGAAATGGTTTTTGAAAACTCTTAGAGATACTCTAATTTTCTATTTTCTAAAGATAATAACGAAATTCTGGCTTTAGCCATCAATCCACAATTATAAATAGAAAAACCTAAAAGATAGTAGTCCTAGAAGGCTACAAGCAATGTCAAGAGCGAATCACGTAATTCACAATGGAAGTGTCATTGAGCAGTTGCACAGGATATGCCGCGTCGCGGGGGGCTGGTAGGGGCGAAGCTGTAGTATCATTAGGGTGCGCCTATGCATCTcccaaaattttaaaaatcaGTTATAGTGATCAATTTTTCATCATATATGTATCTCCTTATTATAAATCTATGCATCCACAAGACAAATGTATCCTCTTTGAATTTTGTCTAGCTTGTCCACTTGGGGCTGGTAGTATCTCCCATCGGACCGAAACATTGGTTTGACAGACATCTTGCTGAACACAccgggctttgtttagttcgcaaaaattttcaagattttccgtcacatcgaatctttgttcacattcatggagcattaaataaagataaaaataaaaactaattacacagtttatctgaaatttatgagataaatcttttgagcctagttactctatgattgaacaatgtttgtcaaataaaaacgaaagtgctacagtagccaaaaaaactaaaattttaccaactaaacaaggcataaatAATTCTGCAGAGGCTAGAAGAAGCGCGAGCGGATGCTGTCAGCCTGCCATGCTAGCCCACGCCCATCTCACCCACATCGGCTATGAGATAACACATGCAAATGACTTTTAACCAACTAAAAAAAGtactagtataatgcccgtgctaacgccacggtttttttttaagaaatgctatattAATTTTTTTAGAGTTTTAATTTTGGTTAATTGTTTTAAgtctatatatattttatgaatcATCAGTACATAAAGACATCTTTACATTTTCTCTAACTTTTTAATCAAATATTGGATATCTTCAGGGATGTTGTCGTAGCACTCGTTTGCACGACTCGCCAAAATTTCAGCCAAGAACTCCGTCCTTAGTGATCTTGATAGCTGTGAATGACAGATAATATTTTATCAATATTTAATCGTTTATTGATGCAAATATAGTTGGAGACTGTATGTGCTTACATTATTTATCGGCGGCAATCTTACACCATCCCAAAGCTTCATGAAATTGTATACAAGAAAGCCTCCCAAGTTCCTGTACAAGATCAGTTGTTTATTTGGCGTACAAATCTGAAATATTTATTacaactacaacaaacttgaaccaaatgaCAAGTCATTACCAGTCTTTATGGTTTGATGTAACCTTTGTTACACATGAAGGGTATTCTCGCCGCCATGAAGATATACGGTGGTTCCTCCTTGATTTTGATAGTCCCATGGCGAGCATGAACATTCTAGCAATAGCTTGGAATGTAGTTGTATATGCCATATCTTGACTAAAACCAGGCAAAGAAGTTTGTTCTTGTAGTGGATCCATAATACGAACAATTTTGTTTTGCATGTCTATTATGAATAAAATGTACAGTCCGTCCTGATAATATGGTAGTAGAATCTAAGACACATGAAGAGAATATTTGATTGGTAAgtacaaaaaaataattaaacaaAGTATATATAGTAAATAAAACATAACTTACATTGGTACAGTCATTTATGTGATATTGCATGTCAGGCCAACACTCAAGTACTTTTTTCAATTTTTCTTGATATACTTTATTAACAGGTCCACAGCATCGTGGATCTCGTCCAAACCTAGTTATTTCCTGTTGAATTTGTAGTAATTAGCAATCTTTGATGAATTATACtattttataattataattatttataaattTAAACTTACAGCAAATTTAAGATCCATGAGGTGGTATTTTTGTTTCCTCAGCTTCATGCCTTGGTTCTTCACGAGCATCCGAATACTCATATTAAATGATTCATGATCCAACTCTTTTCACTCttgtaaaatattaataatatttcTATGACTCAAAGAAATTGGATGTGGTTCTGTACTTCGTACCCACTCTTTGCTGAGAACACGAAAAAGGACAAAATTATTTATCGTATCAATGACACAGGTAAAACTTCGAAAGACTTACTCTAAGGTTTTATCGTTGGCAAAAAACTGGATGATTGTGGAAATGGCCTGCAATAGTTCTTCTTTGCTTGCCCACCTCAGTGTACTTATCATCTTGGGATCTCCCGAGTATAAAATTTGTGCTTCATCGAGCTCTTCCACatcatcaaattgttgatttggGGTTTCATATTGTAGGTCATTATCTATTTTCCCTCTTTTCTCATTTATCGGGGAGTTGTATAATATTGCAGGTAGCTTGAACCTAAAGTTATCTATGTCAGCCTGAAAACATGAGTAAGTCATTGTATATTAGTCTACGATATTAATCTACTTATTACATATTATCAAATTAGTCATGTAGGAATTACCTGTGTGACATGATCAGATAAAGTTGTCCCAGTCCAATACTCCATAAAATTAAGCATCCATAATCCACAACTACATCTGTAAAtggtaaaaaaaatatgaggttatatatatatatatatatatatatatatatggtgttaATACAATGACATGTAGATGGGAAGTAATTACGAATCCTTTTGCATTCTTCGGGCAATCATATGGTTAGTTTCCCAGGACGACACTTCAATACTATGCTCCCATCTGCTTGTGTCGAGTTTTTTGTTCTCTACTACATGTTTAATTATTCTTTCCATTCCTAATAACTGTTAAAACCGAGAGACCGGGTTAATTTTGATTTGTTTAGTTCAATAATTTAAAAAAGTATGTGTACATCAAAAAGATATTATGTTGTACCGTGTTTCGAACATCTACACATTCTATCATTTGCATTCCAATAGAGTCCATCATCTCCATTCCAAAAGAGTCCAATACTTGTATCTTCCGTTTTAAAGTATTCACGACTGCGAGGTACCAGTGACACAGTGGAATATTGATGGGTAGGAACAcctgcagacatagaaatttaTGCTCATTATATACTCTTATTCGGACggtataaaatttatcatatgaCAAATGTTATGTTTAAGCTTACCATATcagcttttaaataatcctttaCCCTTGATTCAACCGCGGCTTGTCTTTTAATCCCTAAATCTTCAGGGTCTTGCTCTCCATTAGCTTTTAGAATTTGAGACCACCATGAGTTCTCCAAATATACATTTCGACCTTCTCTATGTTTGCCATATTCTTCGTGCCGCATTAATTCGATGTACAGACTTATGACCTGGAAGGTAATAGTTTGTCATTAAACTATTGTCAAATATTCGATACTGATAATAGTTAATGTAGAAAACATGTTAGTTAGACTTACAGAACCATTGACGTGCTCGCCCTCAACAAAAAGGCAATCCATGTCTTGTCGCTCCCCATAACACTCCTCGATTTGGACGGCTACATGTTTATcactttttgttttcatgtatctTATTACCTCTTCGTCTTCTTTCGTACAGATAATCTATAGAggttttatttatatattattacatatatataaaccTTAGGGAGATAAGAAATTAATTGCCAAAATACGTACTATTAAGTACCAAAACTGTCGAGTACTCACCATGCGGCATTATCTGaacattattattttttttttggtttattaTATTTAGGCAACACCATCACATTAGCATTGGCGCACATCGGATGCAAGTCATTTACTTGTTGTGGAGTCTGTACGTCATCATCTTTGACGTTCTTCTTTGTTCCATATTCTACTATAATGATCTGCATGGGCAATATGCAATATTATTAGTCTAAGATTGGATATTCGGACAATTTGTATGCAATGGTTCATACTGGAAAATATGAAAGGTTATTATGAAGGATGTTGAGTTGATTGAAAGATAGTGGTGTACGTCATCCTCCTGGTTAGCACGCTTCCGCTTCTTGTCTACGTCTATTTCTTGATTCTTTACTATTTCGGCAGCATCATTGATTTGAACCTCTAGGTCAATATTGCCCCGTTCTGGTAGGTGTGCATCTGCAAATATCTCTGAGTTAAGTAGAAAAGCATAAATCTAAATGGTTGTTTGTTTATAAAAAATTGCATAAGGTTATTGTGCTAACCGGAGTCACTGGAAATTGGCAGTGGATCATTAAGGACCGGACGTGGGCCTCTACGCTCTGGAACATAGCTATCATTTCTACGTAGCCAGCCCATCTCCTCATCAGTTTCCAGTTTAGACGGTAAATCATCTTCCAAGTTAGCATGTTGACATATGGAAATGTTTTTAGGTTCACGATATATTATGCAATTGTTGGTTTAATAAAAGATTAAAGAATGGGATATTGGTCACCTGAGGGCAAGGATGCCGGTAGTAATATTTCGGCATTGTCTTCG encodes:
- the LOC8063719 gene encoding uncharacterized protein LOC8063719, with product MWVKNAHLRALPGAVERLALCKADLLDYDALSSAVAGCHDVFHTASPGSDLIIIVEYGTKKNVKDDDVQTPQQVISLYIELMRHEEYGKHREGRNVYLENSWWSQILKANGEQDPEDLGIKRQAAVESRVKDYLKADMVFLPINIPLCHWYLAVVNTLKRKIQVLDSFGMEMMDSIGMQMIECVDVRNTVIPT